The following proteins are encoded in a genomic region of Necator americanus strain Aroian chromosome II, whole genome shotgun sequence:
- a CDS encoding hypothetical protein (NECATOR_CHRII.G6262.T1), translating into MKTNTLRNPKGPAIASRRGMGKVVHDFYSELFDNHVHLPPHHRRENRNVVGDVLPSEVRHAMSARNHTASGHERIRSEHLKNPPPVLINTLARLFTRYLS; encoded by the coding sequence ATGAAGACGAATACTCTCCGGAATCCGAAGGGACCAGCCATTGCATCTAGAAGGGGAATGGGAAAAGTCGtccacgacttctactctgaacTCTTCGACAACCATGTTCACTTACCTCCTCACCATCGGAGGGAAAATAGAAATGTCGTTGGAGacgttctcccgtccgaagtacgacatgctatgTCAGCAAGAAATCATACCGCATCCGGTCACGAGAGAATAAGatcagaacacctgaagaaccctccaccagtactcatcaacactctggcaagactctttacacgttatctgtcgtaG